One segment of Dermochelys coriacea isolate rDerCor1 chromosome 27, rDerCor1.pri.v4, whole genome shotgun sequence DNA contains the following:
- the GJC1 gene encoding gap junction gamma-1 protein, with product MSWSFLTRLLEEIHNHSTFVGKIWLTVLIVFRIVLTAVGGESIYYDEQSKFVCNTEQPGCENVCYDAFAPLSHVRFWVFQIILVATPSVMYLGYAIHKIARMVEHNEPDKRTRSKTFSMRWKQHRGLEETEDDHEEDPMMYPEIELESERENKQQPALTKAKHDGRRRIREDGLMKIYVLQLLSRTMFEVGFLVGQYFLYGFEVSPTFICSRKPCPHKIDCFISRPTEKTIFLLIMYGVSCLCLLLNVWEMLHLGFGTIRDTLNNKRKELEDTDTYNYPFTWNTPSAPPGYNIAIKPDQIQYTELSNAKMAYKQNKANIAQEQQYGSNEENIPADLENLQREIKVAQERLDLAIQAYNNQTNPSNSREKKSRAGSNKSSASSKSGDGKTSVWI from the coding sequence ATGAGTTGGAGTTTCTTGACCCGTCTGTTAGAGGAAATCCACAATCATTCAACATTTGTTGGCAAAATCTGGCTGACGGTTTTGATTGTCTTTCGGATTGTCCTTACTGCTGTGGGAGGGGAATCCATCTATTATGATGAACAAAGCAAGTTTGTGTGCAACACGGAACAACCAGGATGCGAAAATGTTTGCTATGATGCTTTTGCTCCTCTTTCACATGTGAGATTTTGGGTGTTTCAGATCATTCTTGTAGCCACTCCATCTGTGATGTATCTAGGTTATGCCATTCATAAAATTGCCAGAATGGTGGAACATAACGAACCTGACAAAAGAACCAGGAGCAAAACCTTTTCAATGCGCTGGAAACAACACCGTggtttggaggagacagaggatgaCCACGAAGAAGATCCAATGATGTACCCAGAAATAGAGCTAGAAAGTGAGCGGGAGaacaagcagcagccagccctcaCTAAAGCTAAACATGATGGCAGGCGGCGAATTCGAGAGGACGGGCTCATGAAAATCTatgtgctgcagctgctgtctaGGACTATGTTCGAAGTTGGCTTTCTTGTTGGTCAATATTTTTTGTATGGGTTTGAAGTCAGCCCCACATTTATATGTAGCAGAAAACCATGCCCACACAAGATAGATTGTTTCATTTCGAGGCCTACTGAAAAGAccattttccttttaataatgTATGGCGTAAGCTGCCTGTGTTTACTTTTGAATGTCTGGGAGATGCTCCATTTGGGATTTGGTACAATCCGAGACacattaaacaataaaagaaaagagcTGGAAGACACTGATACCTATAACTACCCTTTTACTTGGAATACTCCATCTGCTCCTCCAGGCTATAACATTGCAATCAAGCCAGATCAAATCCAATATACTGAATTGTCCAATGCCAAAATGGCCTACAAGCAAAACAAAGCTAATATAGCTCAGGAACAGCAGTATGGGAGCAATGAAGAAAACATTCCAGCTGACCTAGAAAATCTGCAGAGGGAGATTAAAGTGGCTCAGGAACGTCTGGACCTTGCAATCCAGGCATATAACAACCAAACAAATCCCAGCAATTCCAGAGAGAAGAAATCCAGAGCAGGCTCAAACAAAAGTAGTGCTAGTAGCAAATCTGGAGATGGAAAGACCTCTGTCTGGATTTAA